tcaggttttgaatgcttaagtgatacatgcttccgcactcttttgatacttgcttggatgtcgagtatacatgcatatttggtgCATCTTTtttgctacttttaaattgtgtcgcataggtttcaattgtacgtttaacattgtaatgtaactagccgtcgaacttctttttgtaaacttgaaacacccttttacattgaaatgaatgcgacatattttggtcaaacgttgtcttaaagacttatgaccatgtaatgggacctacgtagtcgacaccgtcacttgacgatttgtcggggtcgctacaggtaagCCACTAACTTCAATACTATTTAGGAAATCGATAGTATATAGTTCATTATTAAAGTCAGCGTCTCTCTGTGACGCACATATACTGTCTGATCTCAAATATGACCTTTACTCTCCTTCTAAACACATCATCATTCTATCATTAATGATTTTAACTACTTGATGAGTTGGAACAAGAATTGCACATTGCTGATAATATTCTGGATTGCCAAGATTAAGAAGATAATCTCGATAAATAGTTGAGATGATAGAACCAATTGGATCATTAACATCTGTTATCAAAAGATCTTGTGGAATTTCAATATCAAAAACTCCGTCTTCAGATTCACCAACATCACCGTTGCCTATGTCAAGTATCCATTGAGCAAAACTTCTAGTATCGGCATCAGCTTCAATAccacataatctcatgttaactgtaAGTTTTAAAACAGTAACATAATCCCACAAATAGAAAGAATTTAGAGATGCATCTACTATATCttctcttttacctttttaaataacAGGTAATATTTGTCTAAAATCACCACCAAACACAACTGTTTTACCCCCAAACAGAGTATCCATGCTATCAGGATTGGCTTGACGACATATATCACGCATAGAACGATCCAGTGCTTCAACGTACATCATGTTAACCATAGAGGCCTCATCCCAAATAAGCATTTTTGCCCTCCTAATGAGCTCACCCAATTTGCTGCTTGGAGAAATAGTACAAAATGACTCATCCGTAGGATGAAGCGGTATGTGAAAACGTGAATGATCTGTCCGACCTCCAGATAATAGCAAAGCTGCTATCCCACTTGACGTAACATTTAAAACAATTTCTCCTTTACTGCGCAATGCAGCTGAGAGTGTTTTCCAAAGGAAGGTTTTTCCAGTACCACCATAACCGTACAAAAAGAACACAACTCCTTTGCCGTGATCAACAACTTTTATTATTTGATCGTATGCCTCCTTTTGTTCGGAtgttaactttgtaatgaaatcagaATGTTCATTTGCAAGTGTACTTTTGTCGTAGGAGAGCTCATCTATAATAAGATGTTTTTCTGAAATATTCCTTGTATGATTCGATGGGCAATGCATTGAATTAAAACTTCTCAATGAACTACTATTGCGTTGAAGTAATTTGTCAATCGCTTGTAAAGTTAAATCTTTTAATAGTTCAGACTCAATTTGTGTTCCTGCAATGAATTAAATTtgatttattaatatagtaaatatgacaatttaagtataatataatttaaatatcgttaccTGTTCTGTGGGGATGAACGATATCCACTGAAAAATACCGAAATGTTTTCTCAAATACAACTTCAGGTCGACTCATAGTGTTAGATAATAGTAAttattgaagcgacccgtcctaatccataaggacgaatacaataacatatggttacattgcgaggtatttgacctctaaatgatacattttacaaacattgcattcgttttgtaaaagacaaacttttattacatcgaaagttgacaggcatgcatacaatttcataatatatccaaactataaatgacttaataataatcttgttgaactcaacgactcgaatgcaacgtcttttgaaatatgccatgaatgactccaagtaatatctctaaaatgagcaaatgcacagcggaagatttctttaatacctgagaataaacatgctttaaagtgtcaaccaaaaggttggtgagttcataggtttatcataacaatcatttcaataattttactagaccacaagatttaattttcatagttaactgcatgAACACTCATATGCAAAAATCATCATACataaacactcatctgtataaaatccattcatatggtgaatacctggtaaccgaccttaacaatatgcatatagaatatccccaaatatacaggtacactcatttgTATatcaaaattgaagtactaaagcattcataacctggatggggcttgttgggcccaatagatctatctttaggattcgcgtcaatttgggggtctgttcccaaattcttagattacaagactaaAAGGGCGATAtccagtttaataatccagccatagaatgtagtttcaagtacttgtgtctatttcgtcaaacatttataaaaacagtgcatgtattctcagtcccaaaaatatatattgcaaaagcatttaaaaagggagcaaatgaaactcacgatactgtatttcgtagtaattatgcatatgatgtcaatgaacaagtgcaaggttggcctcgaattcacgaacttatattaagtatatatatttatatgttgatcaatatctgtctaacaattttaggtcaagtcgtagtgtatcacaatcctaatgctcgagatcgatatgcaaaagtcaacaaaagtcaacttgacccaaaatgacttccaaaatctatacatgtttattatataacttaaatatagtcgttttatatatttaaatatatttatcagattttattaaattaaataatacaagtcatttattaataattaaaaatttatattaaaatttatatatgatgaaaatatacttttatatatttcaagtaataaaatttatacagttcactcaatatcataaaaatatagtggtatgtattattaatgtaattatattacgtgtggtaaaaatatctttataccacgtatttatttgataaaataatattaatgataataataatgagtaaaagttgtattattttgtaataataataataattattattattcttctaatactaataataacaatatttatttactaatgatgatattaattataata
This genomic window from Rutidosis leptorrhynchoides isolate AG116_Rl617_1_P2 chromosome 2, CSIRO_AGI_Rlap_v1, whole genome shotgun sequence contains:
- the LOC139888160 gene encoding uncharacterized protein — encoded protein: MSRPEVVFEKTFRYFSVDIVHPHRTGTQIESELLKDLTLQAIDKLLQRNSSSLRSFNSMHCPSNHTRNISEKHLIIDELSYDKSTLANEHSDFITKLTSEQKEAYDQIIKVVDHGKGVVFFLYGYGGTGKTFLWKTLSAALRSKGEIVLNVTSSGIAALLLSGGRTDHSRFHIPLHPTDESFCTISPSSKLGELIRRAKMLIWDEASMVNMMYVEALDRSMRDICRQANPDSMDTLFGGKTVVFGVNMRLCGIEADADTRSFAQWILDIGNGDVGESEDGVFDIEIPQDLLITDVNDPIGSIISTIYRDYLLNLGNPEYYQQCAILVPTHQVVKIINDRMMMCLEGE